Part of the Candidatus Binatia bacterium genome, CCGGATATCATCCTGGTCGGCGAGATGAGAGATCTCGAAACCATTCAGCTGGCGCTCACAGCCGCCGAGACCGGCCACCTGGTCCTCGGCACCTTGCATACGTCGAGCGCGCCCAAGACGGTCGATCGCGTGATCGACGTTTTTCCGCCGACACAGCAGTCGCAGATCCGCTCCCAGTTCGCCGAGTCCATCGAGGCGGTGATCACCCAGACGTTGCTCAAGAAAAAGGGCGGAAACGGAAGATTGGCCGCGCTGGAAATCATGACGGGCACCACGGCGATCCGCAACTTGATCCGCGAGGGAAAGATTCACCAGATACCGGGCACGATGCAGGTGAGCCAAAAAGACGGCATGCAGACGATGGACATGGCGCTGGTCGACCTGGTCTCGCGCGGCCTCGTGACCCAGGAAGAGGCGCAGGCCAAGAGCATGACTCCGAATCTGTTCGGCGCCGGCGCTTTCGGAGTCGGAGGAACAGCCGCCCGGGGCCGGGCCCTTTGAGATTCAGCCGGAGGGAATTATGAATCTTACCGATTTTCTCAGCGTCATGGTGGAAAAGGACGCGTCCGATATTTATCTCACCGTCGCAAGCCCGCCGATGTACCGGATTCAAGGCGTCGTGCAGCCGATCGGCGATCACGTCTTCACGCCGGAGGAGTTGGAAATGCTCGCCAAGTCCTTCATGAACGAGCGCCAGTGGCAGCAATTCAGCGACTCGATGGAAATGAATCTTGCTCTGTCGTACCGGAGGCTCAGCCGGTTTCGCGTCAACGCCTTTCGCCAGCGCGGCTCGGTGGGAATCGTGATCCGGAGAATCAAGGTCGAGATCGAGACGTTGGACGAGTTGGGGTTGCCGGCGATCCTCAATACCATCGCCATGACCAAGCGCGGCCTGGTCCTTTTGGTCGGCGCCACCGGCTCGGGAAAATCGACCACGCTCGCGGCGATGATCGATTATCGGAACACCAACGCGCCCGGCCACATCATCACCGTCGAGGACCCGATCGAGTTCGTCCACCGGCACAAGAAATCGATCGTCAACCAGCGCGAGCTGGGCTTCGACACCCAATCGTGGGGCGACGCTCTGAAGAACGCGATGCGCCAAGCGCCGGACGTGATCCTGATCGGCGAGATTCGCGATTCGGACACCATGGAGACCGCGATTACGTTCGCGGACACGGGCCATCTCTGTCTCGCCACTCTCCATTCCACCAATGCGAACCAGTCCTTCGAGCGCATCCTCAACTTCTTTCCCGAAGAGCGCCACGCCCAGGTTCTGATGCAGCTCTCGCTCAACTTGCGCTCCATCATCTCGCAGCGACTGATCCCGGGCGTGAACGGCAAGCGCGTGCCCGCGATCGAAATTCTCATGGACACGCCGCGGGTCAAGGAGCTGATTAAAAAAGGCCAGGTCGACGTCATCAAGGAAGCGATGGAGCAGGGTATTCAGGAAGGCTGTCAGACTTTCGATCACGCGCTTTTCCTTCTTTATAAAGAAGGCAAGATCGGCCTGGAGCAGGCGATCATGAACGCCGACAGCGCCAACAACCTGCGCATCAAGATCAAGCTCGAGGGCTTGAAGGGCGACGACGCGCTCGACCGGCTATTGGAAGAGGAAGTCAAGCCGTCGGTGGAAAAGCCCGCAGGCATGCAAATCCAGGGTTTGAAGCCGGCGGCCGGGAGGCCGTTCAGGAAGATCTAAAAATAAGTTTCGAGTTTCGGATTTGAGTCAGATTCACTGCGAGACTCGGCAATTCATCCGCCATGGGTTCCATTGTCGGCGCGTTGATCGTCACGCATACGCCGCGCATCGCGGATGAGTCCACCGCGCCGGCTTTCACGCGCGAGATGATCCGCGGGATGCACGAGCTGGGCGAGGTGGTCGCCGAGCTTCGGCCCGACGTTCTCATCCAGGCTTCCACCCACTGGGTGACGACCTTTAATCACTACGTGCTCGGACACAAGCGGCACAAAGGCGTACTCACCTCGTCGGAAGCGCCGGAGATCATCGCCGGCGTGCCCTACGATTTTCCCGGCGATCCGGAGCTGGCGGCCGCAATCGCCGCCAAAGGAAAAGAGAAGGGCATCCCGGTGATCTGCACGGCGGCGGAGCCCTTCATGCTCGAATACGGCACGGTGAATCCGATCCGCTACTTGACGCCGAAGTTCGACGTTCCGGTGGTTCCCGTGTCGAGCTGCATCATGGGGGACATAGCGGAATGTCTCCGCTTCGGCGAGGCGATCGCCGAAGCGATTCGCGCCGGCTCGAAGCGCGCGGTGGTCATCGCCAGCGGCGCGCTCTCGCACAAGCTCGTGCGTGGCCCGGAGAGATGGCCCAAGGACGAAGATCAAAAACTCGACCACCAGTTCGTCGAGCTGGTGACTAAAGGTCGAGCCGCGGAGATCAAATCTTTTTTTCCTTCCTTCTGCAAAACGGTAGACGCCGAAATGGGCGGCCGCCACCTGGCGATCCTCCTCGGTGCCACCGGCGTCGCCTTCCGCGGCAAGCTCCACGCCTACGGCCCGTCCTCGGGGACGGGGAACGCGGTGGTGAGTCTGCTGCCGGGGTGATTCAAGCATGAGAGACAAGTGCTATTTGATCGCATTCTCCGGGTGTGGCAGGATTAACATAGCCTGGAGGCGCGGACCATGTCCAAAGCGAAAGAAGAACTGACCAAACTGATTGAAGATCAACCAGACGACAGCTCGCGCGAAGAGATCGTACGTGAACTGGCATTTCACGTCATGGTCGAGCGTGGGTTGGCCGACTCGGACGCGGGCCGAGTCATCTCAAACGACGAGATGGCGCGACGCATCCGCTCATGGCAAAAATAACTTGGACAGCGGAAGCCGAGCGTTGGCTGGAGGACATCTTCGGGTATATTGCCGCAGATAATCCGAAGGCGGCCGCCAGAACCGTCAACGGCATCTATGAGTTAACGCAGAAACTGGCCAACCTTCCTGAGATGGGTGATCGGTACCAGCTC contains:
- a CDS encoding PilT/PilU family type 4a pilus ATPase, whose translation is MNLTDFLSVMVEKDASDIYLTVASPPMYRIQGVVQPIGDHVFTPEELEMLAKSFMNERQWQQFSDSMEMNLALSYRRLSRFRVNAFRQRGSVGIVIRRIKVEIETLDELGLPAILNTIAMTKRGLVLLVGATGSGKSTTLAAMIDYRNTNAPGHIITVEDPIEFVHRHKKSIVNQRELGFDTQSWGDALKNAMRQAPDVILIGEIRDSDTMETAITFADTGHLCLATLHSTNANQSFERILNFFPEERHAQVLMQLSLNLRSIISQRLIPGVNGKRVPAIEILMDTPRVKELIKKGQVDVIKEAMEQGIQEGCQTFDHALFLLYKEGKIGLEQAIMNADSANNLRIKIKLEGLKGDDALDRLLEEEVKPSVEKPAGMQIQGLKPAAGRPFRKI
- a CDS encoding extradiol ring-cleavage dioxygenase — protein: MGSIVGALIVTHTPRIADESTAPAFTREMIRGMHELGEVVAELRPDVLIQASTHWVTTFNHYVLGHKRHKGVLTSSEAPEIIAGVPYDFPGDPELAAAIAAKGKEKGIPVICTAAEPFMLEYGTVNPIRYLTPKFDVPVVPVSSCIMGDIAECLRFGEAIAEAIRAGSKRAVVIASGALSHKLVRGPERWPKDEDQKLDHQFVELVTKGRAAEIKSFFPSFCKTVDAEMGGRHLAILLGATGVAFRGKLHAYGPSSGTGNAVVSLLPG
- a CDS encoding type II toxin-antitoxin system RelE/ParE family toxin, translated to MAKITWTAEAERWLEDIFGYIAADNPKAAARTVNGIYELTQKLANLPEMGDRYQL